One segment of Panicum virgatum strain AP13 chromosome 3K, P.virgatum_v5, whole genome shotgun sequence DNA contains the following:
- the LOC120699586 gene encoding upstream activation factor subunit spp27-like: MSAAIRSGELLACPVALRRAPLAVSVRVRVRGAPAARAVVRAEATAEGVGKAKGAGAGAGKKRAASGITKPKPISPELREFVGGAAELPRTEAIKLVWAHIKGNNLQDPNNKKIIICDDKLKKIFGGRDRVGFLEISGLLNPHFQK, translated from the exons ATGTCGGCGGCCAtccgctccggcgagctcctcgcGTGCCCCGTCGCGCTGCGGCGGGCGCCGCTGGCGGTGtcggtgcgggtgcgggtgcggggggCGCCGGCAGCGAGGGCGGTGGTGCgggcggaggcgacggccgaGGGGGTCGGGAAGGCcaagggggcgggggcgggggcggggaagAAGAGGGCGGCGAGCGGGATCACGAAACCCAAGCCAATCTCGCCCGAGCTGCGGGAGttcgtcggcggcgcggcggagctgccCCGGACCGAGGCCATCAAGCTCGTCTGGGCGCACATCAAGGGCAACAACCTGCAG GATCCAAATAACAAGAAGATAATAATCTGTGATGACAAATTGAAGAAGATATTTGGAGGTCGTGATCGTGTTGGGTTCCTCGAAATCTCTGGGCTTCTTAACCCCCACTTCCAGAAATGA
- the LOC120699590 gene encoding protein TRIGALACTOSYLDIACYLGLYCEROL 5, chloroplastic-like, producing the protein MVVSTFTGPGIGIGFGVGCGFGVGWGFGGMPLNMFGWGIGGGCGVGLGLGWGFGNAYGCQYRSSRVQFQGIEFQKKAEGDDAPKVVSPDVAEKSRPYG; encoded by the exons ATGGTGGTCAGCACGTTTACTGGCCCCGGGATTGGGATCG GGTTCGGCGTCGGTTGCGGGTTCGGCGTCGGGTGGGGCTTCGGAG GAATGCCTCTTAACATGTTCGGCTGGGGCATTG GTGGGGGTTGCGGAGTTGGCCTTGGGCTAGGATGGGGCTTTGGCAATGCTTATGGTTGTCAGTATCGATCTTCAAGAGTCCAGTTTCAGGGCATTGAATTTCAGAAGAAGGCTGAAGGAGATGATGCACCAAAAGTTGTTTCACCGGATGTTGCTGAAAAGTCTCGTCCTTATGGCTAG